The following coding sequences lie in one Zingiber officinale cultivar Zhangliang chromosome 2B, Zo_v1.1, whole genome shotgun sequence genomic window:
- the LOC122048621 gene encoding (-)-alpha-terpineol synthase-like, which yields MKLCFFALFNTVHEEGYRVMKEKGLNIVSNLKRTWGNQCKAYFEEAKWFHHGQTPKLREYLENAWVSVSGPNIPFSAYCVGKDLTQEALKNFPSYHEITHSSSMLLRLYDDMGTSTDEIERGDVAKYIQCSMHEKGVSEEVARGEMRELVKEHWRVVNGALSWDSPFEEYFKNAAVNLARTS from the exons ATGAAGCTATGCTTCTTTGCACTATTCAACACGGTGCACGAAGAAGGTTACCGGGTAATGAAGGAGAAGGGCTTGAACATAGTGTCGAACTTAAAGAGAACA TGGGGAAATCAATGCAAAGCCTACTTTGAAGAAGCAAAATGGTTCCACCATGGCCAAACCCCCAAGCTCAGGGAGTACTTGGAGAATGCATGGGTATCAGTCTCCGGTCCGAACATTCCATTTAGTGCTTACTGTGTGGGCAAAGACTTAACTCAAGAGGCCTTGAAAAATTTCCCCAGTTACCATGAGATCACACACTCCTCCAGCATGCTTCTTCGTCTTTATGATGATATGGGCACTTCGacg GATGAGATAGAAAGAGGCGATGTAGCGAAATATATTCAATGCAGCATGCATGAGAAAGGTGTCTCAGAGGAGGTGGCACGGGGGGAGATGAGAGAATTGGTGAAGGAACACTGGAGAGTAGTGAATGGAGCTCTTAGTTGGGATTCTCCATTTGAAGAGTATTTCAAGAATGCAGCAGTTAATTTGGCTCGGACATCATAG